In a genomic window of Neisseria flavescens:
- the mscL gene encoding large conductance mechanosensitive channel protein MscL, translating to MSIASEFKEFVMRGNVIDLAVGMVVGTAFSGIVKSLVDDVIMPPIGLLIGGVDFSNLFITLKDGAQAAPAEGYANLAAAQAAGAVTLNIGLFINTVISFLIIAAAIFCVVKAINTVKKADAPAEEAPAEPSEEVLLLREIRDSLNKN from the coding sequence ATGTCAATCGCTTCAGAATTTAAAGAGTTTGTTATGCGCGGCAACGTTATCGACCTCGCAGTCGGTATGGTTGTCGGTACAGCATTCAGCGGCATCGTCAAATCATTGGTTGACGATGTAATCATGCCTCCTATCGGTCTATTGATCGGCGGCGTTGATTTCTCCAACCTGTTCATTACACTGAAAGACGGCGCACAAGCCGCTCCTGCAGAAGGTTATGCCAACCTGGCAGCCGCTCAAGCAGCCGGTGCCGTTACTTTGAACATCGGTCTGTTTATCAACACTGTTATCAGCTTCCTGATTATTGCCGCTGCCATCTTCTGCGTTGTTAAAGCCATCAACACTGTGAAAAAAGCCGACGCTCCTGCCGAAGAAGCTCCTGCAGAGCCTAGCGAAGAAGTTCTGTTGCTGCGCGAAATCCGTGACTCTCTGAACAAAAACTAA
- a CDS encoding site-specific DNA-methyltransferase translates to MFIEAENLEALKILQKSYAGSVKMIYIDPPYNTGSDSFIYPDKFSESRDEYARRVGDTDDAGYLKRDGVFQGAWRKNGKDSGHYHSNWLSMMLPRLHLAKTLLREDGVIFISIDDNEQAQLKLLCDEVFGVENFVGQFPWRKRTAKSDVPFGVSADYEYLLAYARSNAFIASIDAEERRYFETDDFPNRPWRTHDLTKQTSAAERPNSFFTMINPRNGKEYPANPLRTWAITEETFQEYYDAGKIVFPDDYDFLKIKNPVMRYFKDDDMGKAGERFGRKAVSTRLPESVGMSLNGTKEITELFEGKLFDFPKPSSLIKYLLQILHVSDGLILDFFSGSGTTAHAVMQLNAEDGGSRRFICAQLPEETDEKSEARKAGFNTIAEIAKERIRRAGRQISDGLQSGQNVDTGFKVFKLAESGFKQWRQPEQSDTEALQRELSLNIDSVLSETSSENLLYELMLRMGLKLTCKVSFSDDVYFVEDEDTGGLYAFLLKRVDQGLIDAVLEKNPVKVAALDRLFDDDDALKSNTVLQMKDAGVMFECV, encoded by the coding sequence GTGTTTATCGAAGCCGAAAACCTCGAAGCACTGAAAATTCTGCAAAAATCCTACGCCGGTAGCGTGAAGATGATTTACATTGACCCGCCCTACAATACTGGCAGCGATTCCTTTATCTATCCCGACAAATTCTCCGAAAGCCGCGATGAATACGCCCGACGCGTGGGCGATACCGACGACGCGGGCTACCTGAAGCGCGACGGCGTATTCCAAGGCGCGTGGCGCAAAAACGGCAAAGACAGCGGCCATTACCACAGCAACTGGCTCTCCATGATGCTGCCGCGCCTGCATCTGGCGAAAACTCTGCTGCGCGAAGACGGCGTGATTTTTATCAGCATTGACGACAACGAACAGGCGCAGTTGAAATTGTTGTGTGATGAAGTGTTTGGGGTGGAGAATTTTGTTGGTCAGTTTCCTTGGCGCAAACGCACGGCAAAATCGGACGTGCCGTTCGGCGTTTCCGCCGATTATGAATATCTGCTTGCCTATGCCCGCAGTAATGCCTTTATTGCCAGTATCGATGCGGAAGAACGCAGATATTTTGAAACCGATGATTTCCCGAATCGCCCGTGGCGGACGCATGATTTGACAAAACAGACGAGTGCCGCAGAACGCCCAAACAGTTTTTTCACTATGATCAATCCAAGAAACGGGAAAGAATATCCGGCAAATCCATTAAGGACATGGGCGATTACGGAAGAAACATTTCAAGAGTATTACGATGCGGGGAAAATCGTTTTTCCCGATGATTATGACTTTCTTAAAATCAAAAATCCTGTTATGCGTTATTTCAAAGATGACGATATGGGGAAAGCCGGGGAACGTTTCGGGCGCAAGGCAGTCAGCACAAGGCTGCCTGAAAGTGTCGGCATGTCACTTAACGGTACAAAAGAAATTACCGAACTGTTTGAAGGCAAGCTGTTTGATTTTCCCAAACCATCGTCCCTGATTAAATATCTGCTACAAATCCTCCATGTTTCAGACGGCCTCATCCTAGACTTCTTCTCCGGCTCCGGCACTACCGCCCACGCCGTGATGCAACTGAATGCCGAAGACGGCGGCAGCCGCCGTTTCATCTGTGCCCAGCTCCCCGAAGAAACCGACGAAAAGTCCGAAGCGCGCAAGGCGGGTTTCAACACGATTGCCGAAATTGCCAAAGAACGCATCCGCCGCGCGGGCAGGCAGATTTCAGACGGCCTTCAAAGCGGTCAAAACGTGGATACGGGCTTTAAAGTTTTCAAACTTGCCGAAAGCGGTTTCAAACAATGGCGGCAGCCCGAGCAGTCCGATACGGAAGCCCTGCAACGCGAATTGTCGTTGAATATCGATTCCGTGCTGTCTGAAACGTCGTCTGAAAATCTGCTCTACGAATTGATGCTGCGTATGGGTTTGAAGTTGACTTGCAAGGTTTCGTTTTCAGACGACGTGTATTTCGTGGAAGACGAAGATACGGGCGGGCTGTACGCTTTCTTACTGAAACGCGTGGATCAAGGTTTGATTGATGCCGTGCTGGAGAAGAATCCCGTCAAGGTGGCGGCATTGGACAGGCTGTTCGACGACGACGACGCGCTCAAAAGCAATACTGTGTTGCAGATGAAGGATGCGGGTGTGATGTTTGAGTGTGTGTAG
- a CDS encoding prolyl oligopeptidase family serine peptidase, whose protein sequence is MKSYPDSYLHFENLESPETQEFAAAAHVETRARFLENDKARALSDGILAQLQDTRQIPFCQEHRARMYHFHQDAEYPKGVYRVCTAATYRSGYPEWKILFSVADFDELLGDDVYLGGVSHLVEKPNRALLTLSKSGGDTAYTLEVDLEAGELVEGGFHFPAGKNHVSWRDENSVWVCPAWDERQLTESGYPREVWLVERGKSFEESLPVYQIAEDGMMVNAWRYLDPQGSPIDLIEASDGFYTKTYLQVSAEGEAKPLNLPADCDVVGYLAGHLLLTLRKDWHRANQSYPSGALVAVKLNRGELGAAQLLFAPDETQALESVETTKRFVVASLLENVQGRLKAWRFTDGKWQEVELPRLPSGALEMTDQPWGGDVVYLAASDFTTPLTLFALDLNVMELTVMRRQPQQFDSDGINVQQFWTTSADGERIPYFHVGKNATPDTPTLVYAYGGFGIPELPHYLGSVGKYWLEEGNAFVLANIRGGGEFGPRWHQAAQGISKHKSVDDLLAVVRDLSERGMSSPKHIGLQGGSNGGLVTAAAFVREPQSIGALVCEVPLTDMIRYPLLSAGSSWTDEYGNPQKYEVCKRRLGELSPYHNLSDGIDYPPALITTSLSDDRVHPAHALKFYAKLRETSPQSWLYSPDSGGHTGNGTQRESADELACVLLFLKEFLG, encoded by the coding sequence ATGAAATCTTACCCCGATTCCTATCTTCATTTTGAAAACCTCGAATCTCCCGAAACGCAAGAGTTTGCCGCTGCGGCGCATGTCGAAACGCGTGCGCGTTTTTTAGAAAACGACAAGGCGCGCGCATTGTCTGACGGTATTTTGGCGCAGTTGCAGGACACGCGGCAGATTCCGTTTTGTCAGGAACACCGCGCGCGGATGTACCATTTCCATCAGGACGCAGAATATCCGAAGGGCGTGTACCGCGTGTGTACGGCGGCGACCTACCGTTCGGGCTATCCTGAGTGGAAAATCCTGTTTTCAGTGGCGGATTTCGATGAATTGCTCGGCGATGATGTGTATTTGGGCGGCGTGTCGCACTTGGTGGAAAAGCCCAACCGCGCGTTGTTAACACTGAGCAAATCGGGCGGCGATACGGCGTACACGCTGGAAGTGGATTTGGAAGCAGGGGAGTTGGTAGAAGGCGGTTTTCATTTTCCGGCAGGCAAAAACCATGTGTCGTGGCGCGATGAAAACAGCGTTTGGGTCTGTCCGGCTTGGGACGAACGCCAGTTGACCGAATCGGGCTATCCGCGCGAAGTATGGCTGGTGGAGCGCGGCAAGAGTTTCGAGGAAAGCCTGCCGGTGTATCAAATTGCCGAAGACGGGATGATGGTGAACGCGTGGCGTTACCTCGATCCGCAAGGTTCGCCGATTGATTTGATTGAAGCGTCTGACGGTTTTTACACCAAAACCTATTTGCAGGTGTCGGCCGAAGGCGAGGCGAAACCGTTAAACCTGCCCGCCGATTGCGACGTGGTCGGCTATCTGGCGGGGCATCTTTTGCTGACGCTGCGTAAGGACTGGCACCGCGCGAACCAAAGCTATCCGAGCGGCGCATTGGTGGCAGTAAAATTGAACCGCGGCGAATTGGGCGCGGCGCAGCTTTTGTTTGCGCCCGATGAAACGCAGGCATTGGAAAGCGTGGAAACGACCAAGCGTTTTGTGGTGGCGAGCCTGCTGGAGAACGTACAAGGCCGTCTGAAAGCATGGCGCTTTACCGACGGCAAATGGCAGGAAGTCGAACTGCCGCGCCTGCCTTCGGGCGCGTTGGAAATGACCGACCAACCGTGGGGCGGCGACGTGGTTTACCTTGCCGCCAGCGATTTCACTACGCCACTGACGCTGTTTGCGCTGGATTTGAACGTGATGGAACTGACCGTCATGCGCCGTCAGCCGCAGCAGTTTGATTCAGACGGCATCAACGTGCAGCAGTTTTGGACGACTTCGGCCGACGGCGAGCGCATTCCTTATTTCCACGTCGGCAAAAACGCCACGCCCGACACGCCGACCTTGGTTTATGCCTACGGCGGTTTCGGCATTCCCGAATTGCCGCATTATCTGGGCAGCGTCGGCAAATATTGGCTGGAAGAGGGCAATGCCTTTGTGTTGGCGAACATACGCGGCGGCGGCGAATTTGGCCCGCGCTGGCATCAAGCGGCGCAGGGAATCAGCAAACATAAAAGCGTTGATGATTTGCTTGCCGTCGTGCGCGATTTGTCCGAACGCGGCATGAGTTCGCCCAAACACATCGGTTTGCAAGGCGGCAGCAACGGCGGCCTGGTTACCGCCGCTGCCTTCGTGCGCGAGCCGCAAAGCATAGGCGCGCTGGTGTGCGAAGTGCCGCTGACCGACATGATCCGTTATCCGCTGCTCTCCGCCGGTTCAAGCTGGACGGACGAATACGGCAATCCGCAGAAATACGAAGTCTGCAAACGCCGGCTGGGCGAATTGTCGCCGTATCACAATCTTTCAGACGGCATCGATTATCCGCCAGCGCTCATTACCACCAGTCTCAGCGACGACCGCGTCCATCCTGCCCACGCGCTCAAGTTCTACGCCAAACTGCGCGAAACCTCGCCGCAATCTTGGCTCTACTCTCCTGACAGCGGCGGCCATACCGGCAACGGCACCCAACGCGAATCCGCCGACGAACTTGCCTGCGTCTTGCTGTTTTTGAAAGAGTTTTTGGGGTAG
- the acpP gene encoding acyl carrier protein yields the protein MSNIEQQVKKIVAEQLGVNEAEVKNESSFQDDLGADSLDTVELVMALEEAFGCEIPDEDAEKITTVQLAIDYINAHQG from the coding sequence ATGTCAAACATCGAACAACAAGTTAAAAAAATTGTTGCTGAACAACTGGGCGTAAACGAAGCCGAAGTGAAAAACGAATCTTCTTTCCAAGACGATTTGGGTGCTGACTCTCTGGACACCGTAGAACTGGTAATGGCTTTGGAAGAAGCTTTCGGCTGCGAAATCCCTGACGAAGACGCTGAAAAAATCACTACCGTACAATTGGCTATCGACTACATCAACGCCCACCAAGGCTAA
- the fabI gene encoding enoyl-ACP reductase FabI, with product MGFLQGKKILITGMISERSIAYGIAKACREQGAELAFTYVVDKLEERVRKMAAELGSELVFRCDVASDDEINQVFVDLGKHWDGLDGLVHSIGFAPKEALSGDFLDSISREAFNTAHEISAYSLPALAKAARPMMQGRNAAIVALSYLGAVRAIPNYNVMGMAKASLEAGIRFTAACLGKEGIRCNGISAGPIKTLAASGIADFSKLLGHVASHNPLGRNVTTEEVGNTAAFLLSDLASGITGEITYVDGGYSINALNDEEN from the coding sequence ATGGGCTTTTTGCAAGGCAAAAAAATTCTGATTACCGGCATGATCTCCGAGCGTTCCATCGCTTACGGCATTGCCAAAGCCTGCCGCGAACAAGGCGCGGAATTGGCATTTACTTATGTTGTCGACAAACTGGAAGAGCGCGTCCGTAAAATGGCGGCCGAACTCGGCTCCGAACTCGTGTTCCGCTGCGACGTTGCCAGCGACGACGAAATCAACCAAGTTTTCGTTGACTTGGGCAAACACTGGGACGGCTTGGACGGCCTCGTTCACTCTATCGGCTTCGCCCCTAAAGAAGCTTTGAGCGGCGACTTCCTCGACAGCATCAGCCGCGAAGCGTTCAACACCGCTCACGAAATCTCCGCATACAGCCTGCCTGCACTGGCAAAAGCCGCCCGTCCGATGATGCAGGGACGCAACGCCGCAATCGTTGCCCTGAGCTACTTGGGCGCCGTTCGTGCTATTCCTAACTACAATGTTATGGGCATGGCCAAAGCCAGCCTCGAAGCCGGCATCCGCTTCACTGCCGCCTGCCTGGGCAAAGAAGGCATCCGCTGCAACGGCATCTCCGCTGGCCCGATCAAAACCCTGGCCGCTTCCGGCATCGCCGATTTCAGCAAACTCTTGGGCCACGTCGCTTCCCACAACCCATTGGGCCGCAACGTGACCACCGAAGAAGTCGGCAACACAGCCGCCTTCCTGCTGTCCGATCTTGCTTCCGGCATCACCGGCGAGATTACTTACGTTGACGGCGGTTACAGCATCAACGCACTGAACGACGAAGAGAACTAA
- a CDS encoding DEAD/DEAH box helicase family protein, whose protein sequence is MELKFEELPYQLDAVNAVANLFAGQPNHTRTFDLTSQGTGRFVGNGLDLDWETLGRNLNAVQKQNGQLETEIGAHGLNFSLEMETGTGKTYVYLRTIYELNRSYGWKKFVIVVPSVPIREGVLKSLEITKAHFDGVFGRPVMRYAEYSSSRLSDLRAFAVNDHIEILVINIQSFEKDGNVINKVNESGEAPIKFIQKTSPIVIIDEPQNMETEGRLNALESLHPLFTLRYSATHKNPYHKVYSLNPVQAYNLKLVKQIEVLPVLAENDVNGAFAELLEVKQAAKGRLKADLNIHYQDKKETKKKKVSVKSGDDLFEKSGGNEAYRHGFIIDGMDFENQELAFSSGKTITRGGDGDAVRDEIMKNQIRETVREHLAKEKRLNPLGIKVLSLFFIDCVENYRAADGTAGKFALWFEEIYRELAGNTDTAGVHDGYFSQDKKGRLKNTDGTTQADNDTYRLIMRDKETLLSFGSPLRFIFSHSALKEGWDNPNVFQICTLNETRSPLKKRQEIGRGLRIAVNQEGRRVRDEKVNVLTVVPNESYESFAANLQKEYEDECGITFAAENIKDGNKKKKQLFRKDFPLDPEFQAIWDKLKYKTRYRVHFDTEELIKQASTAVAGLPEIQKPKIRIQKAHLKQITTEGIKTVETKSYSRDMDVQWEIPDILGEIQRKTGLTRRTVYEIITQSGRLKDVAGNPQRFIDLTAEAVNRSLYALMAAGIEYERTDEAYDQKLLEDMEREGIEFYENGFTFTVSNPQKTICENYIPLDSGTEKAFAQNCEDYDAKNEGGVAFYFKLPGWFKIPTPLGNYNPDWAVVKQVQDKVYFVAETKNTGKGIQAGVDAGKLRENERLKIECGKRHFAALDGLEYRETDDVGSLEK, encoded by the coding sequence ATGGAACTGAAATTTGAAGAACTGCCCTATCAGCTTGATGCGGTAAATGCCGTTGCGAATCTTTTTGCAGGGCAGCCGAACCATACTCGGACATTTGATTTGACCAGTCAGGGGACAGGGCGGTTTGTCGGCAACGGCTTGGATTTGGATTGGGAAACGCTAGGCCGGAATCTGAATGCGGTACAAAAGCAAAACGGACAGCTTGAAACGGAAATCGGCGCACACGGGCTGAATTTTTCTTTGGAAATGGAAACGGGTACGGGCAAAACCTATGTCTATCTGCGCACGATTTACGAATTGAACCGCAGTTACGGCTGGAAGAAGTTTGTGATTGTCGTGCCGAGCGTGCCGATACGCGAAGGCGTGTTGAAAAGTTTGGAAATTACGAAAGCGCATTTTGACGGGGTGTTCGGCAGGCCCGTGATGCGTTATGCGGAATATTCAAGCAGCCGGCTGTCGGACTTGCGCGCTTTTGCGGTAAACGACCACATCGAGATTTTGGTGATCAATATCCAGTCGTTTGAAAAAGACGGAAACGTTATCAACAAGGTAAACGAAAGCGGGGAAGCGCCGATTAAGTTTATTCAGAAAACGTCTCCCATCGTCATCATCGACGAGCCGCAAAATATGGAAACGGAAGGCCGTCTGAACGCTTTGGAATCGCTCCATCCGCTTTTTACCCTGCGCTATTCGGCAACGCATAAAAACCCTTACCACAAGGTTTACAGCCTGAATCCTGTGCAGGCATACAATTTGAAGCTGGTAAAGCAAATCGAAGTCTTGCCGGTATTGGCGGAAAACGATGTGAACGGCGCATTTGCGGAGCTGCTGGAAGTGAAACAGGCGGCCAAAGGCCGTCTGAAAGCAGATTTGAACATTCATTATCAGGATAAAAAGGAAACCAAGAAGAAAAAGGTATCCGTCAAATCGGGAGACGATTTGTTTGAAAAATCGGGCGGCAACGAAGCCTACCGCCACGGTTTCATCATTGACGGCATGGATTTCGAGAATCAGGAATTGGCGTTCTCAAGCGGTAAAACCATTACGCGCGGCGGAGACGGTGATGCGGTGCGTGATGAAATCATGAAAAACCAAATTCGCGAGACGGTAAGGGAGCATTTGGCGAAGGAAAAACGGCTGAATCCGCTGGGGATTAAGGTGTTGTCGCTGTTCTTCATCGACTGCGTAGAGAATTACCGTGCGGCAGACGGAACAGCAGGCAAGTTTGCCCTTTGGTTTGAAGAAATCTATCGAGAGCTTGCAGGCAATACCGATACGGCGGGCGTACACGACGGCTATTTCTCACAAGACAAGAAAGGTCGTCTGAAAAACACCGACGGTACAACGCAGGCGGACAACGATACCTACCGCCTCATTATGCGCGACAAGGAAACCCTGCTTTCCTTCGGCAGCCCGCTGCGCTTTATCTTTTCCCATTCCGCGCTGAAAGAAGGCTGGGACAACCCCAATGTATTCCAAATCTGCACGCTCAACGAAACCCGCTCGCCGCTGAAAAAGCGGCAGGAAATCGGGCGCGGGCTGCGTATAGCCGTCAATCAGGAAGGGCGGCGCGTGCGCGATGAAAAAGTGAATGTGCTAACCGTGGTTCCGAACGAAAGCTACGAATCGTTTGCTGCCAACCTGCAAAAGGAATACGAAGACGAATGCGGCATTACCTTCGCCGCCGAAAACATCAAGGACGGCAATAAAAAGAAAAAACAGTTATTCCGCAAAGATTTCCCGCTCGACCCCGAATTTCAGGCAATTTGGGACAAGTTGAAATACAAAACGCGCTACCGCGTGCACTTCGATACGGAAGAATTGATTAAACAGGCTTCGACGGCAGTAGCAGGCCTGCCCGAAATCCAGAAGCCGAAAATCCGCATCCAAAAAGCACATTTGAAACAAATAACAACCGAGGGTATCAAAACGGTTGAAACTAAAAGCTACAGCCGCGACATGGACGTTCAATGGGAAATTCCGGACATACTCGGCGAAATCCAAAGAAAAACGGGGCTGACGCGGCGCACGGTGTACGAAATCATCACACAGTCGGGTCGTCTGAAAGATGTGGCAGGCAATCCGCAACGCTTCATCGACCTTACCGCCGAAGCGGTAAACCGCAGCCTGTACGCGTTGATGGCGGCAGGAATCGAGTATGAACGGACGGACGAGGCGTACGATCAAAAGCTGTTGGAAGACATGGAGCGCGAAGGTATCGAGTTTTACGAAAACGGTTTTACATTCACAGTAAGCAATCCGCAAAAAACCATTTGCGAAAACTACATCCCTTTGGATTCCGGCACGGAAAAAGCCTTTGCCCAAAATTGCGAGGATTATGATGCGAAAAATGAAGGAGGCGTGGCGTTTTACTTCAAACTGCCCGGCTGGTTCAAAATCCCGACCCCGCTGGGCAACTACAATCCCGATTGGGCGGTGGTAAAACAGGTTCAGGACAAAGTGTATTTCGTTGCGGAAACCAAAAACACCGGCAAAGGCATTCAGGCGGGGGTAGATGCGGGCAAGCTGCGCGAAAACGAACGGCTGAAAATCGAATGCGGCAAGCGGCATTTTGCGGCATTGGACGGGCTGGAATATCGTGAGACGGATGATGTGGGCAGTTTGGAAAAATAA
- the ppk1 gene encoding polyphosphate kinase 1, with protein sequence MPEQNRILCRELSLLAFNRRVLAQAQDTKVPLLERLRFLCIVSSNLDEFFEVRMAWLKRENKLRPHQPLDNGKTAAETIEAVAKEAQALIREQYDLFNKVLQPALSRAGIHFYRRHKWTAAQKKWIENYFDNELLPILTPIGLDPSHPFPRPLNKSLNFAVELEGTDAFGRPSGMAIVQAPRILPRVVPMPSEICGGDAGFVFLSSILHAHVGKLFPGMKVKDCHQFRLTRDSDLTVDEEDLKNLRAAIQNELHDREYGDGVRLEVADTCPAHIHDFLLAQFKLTSAELYQVKGPVNLVRLNAVPDLVDRPDLKFPPRNAGRLKALRKNGSVFKLVKQSPILLHHPYQSFDPVVQMIREAAADPDVLAVKMTIYRTGSNSELVRALMKAALAGKQVTVVVELMARFDEANNVNWAKQLEEAGAHVVYGVFGYKVHAKMALVIRREDGVLKRYAHLGTGNYHQGTSRIYTDFGIITADEQITADVNILFMEITGLGKPGRLNKLYQSPFTLHKMVIDRIKQETEHAKAGKPARITAKMNSLIEPSVIDALYQAGAAGVQIDLIVRGMCTLRPGVKGLSENIRVRSIIGRQLEHSRVYCFHNNGADDTFISSADWMGRNFFRRIEVATPITTPELKERVIREGLEMALEDNTQAWLMQPDGSYVRTQPQNGEPAFGLQEGLWKIYGR encoded by the coding sequence ATGCCCGAGCAAAACCGCATTCTTTGCCGAGAACTCAGCCTGTTGGCGTTTAACCGCCGCGTACTGGCTCAGGCGCAGGATACGAAAGTTCCTTTGTTGGAACGTTTGCGTTTCCTGTGCATCGTGTCTTCCAATTTGGACGAATTTTTTGAAGTGCGCATGGCGTGGTTGAAACGCGAAAATAAATTGCGCCCGCATCAGCCGCTCGACAACGGCAAAACCGCTGCCGAAACCATCGAAGCGGTGGCGAAAGAGGCACAGGCCTTGATCCGCGAGCAGTACGATTTGTTTAACAAAGTATTGCAGCCTGCACTCAGCCGTGCCGGTATTCATTTCTATCGCCGCCACAAATGGACGGCCGCGCAGAAAAAATGGATCGAAAACTATTTCGATAACGAGCTGTTGCCCATTCTCACGCCCATCGGCCTTGATCCGTCACACCCGTTTCCTCGCCCGTTAAACAAATCGCTCAACTTTGCCGTCGAACTCGAAGGCACGGATGCGTTCGGCCGTCCGTCCGGTATGGCGATTGTGCAGGCTCCGCGCATTTTGCCGCGCGTCGTCCCCATGCCGTCTGAAATTTGCGGCGGCGATGCAGGCTTTGTGTTCTTGTCTTCGATTTTGCACGCCCATGTCGGCAAACTCTTTCCCGGTATGAAGGTTAAAGACTGCCATCAGTTCCGCCTCACGCGCGACAGTGATTTGACGGTCGATGAAGAAGATTTGAAAAACCTGCGTGCCGCGATTCAAAACGAGTTGCACGACCGCGAATACGGCGACGGCGTGCGCTTGGAAGTGGCGGATACTTGTCCGGCGCATATTCACGACTTCCTGCTTGCCCAGTTCAAGCTGACTTCTGCCGAGCTGTATCAGGTCAAAGGGCCAGTCAATTTGGTGCGCCTCAATGCCGTCCCCGATTTGGTGGACAGGCCGGATTTGAAGTTCCCTCCGCGCAATGCAGGCCGTCTGAAAGCCTTGCGCAAAAACGGCTCCGTGTTCAAACTGGTCAAACAGTCGCCGATTTTGCTGCACCACCCATATCAGTCTTTCGATCCTGTTGTCCAAATGATACGCGAGGCCGCCGCCGATCCGGATGTGTTGGCCGTTAAAATGACCATCTACCGCACCGGCAGCAATTCTGAGCTTGTACGCGCATTGATGAAGGCCGCACTGGCGGGCAAGCAAGTAACCGTCGTCGTCGAACTCATGGCGCGTTTTGACGAAGCCAACAACGTCAACTGGGCGAAACAGCTTGAAGAGGCGGGCGCACACGTTGTGTACGGCGTATTTGGCTACAAAGTTCATGCCAAAATGGCTTTGGTTATCCGCCGCGAAGACGGCGTGCTCAAGCGTTATGCACACCTCGGTACCGGCAACTACCACCAAGGTACATCGCGCATCTACACCGACTTCGGCATCATTACCGCCGACGAACAAATCACTGCCGATGTGAACATTCTGTTTATGGAAATCACAGGCTTGGGCAAGCCGGGTCGTCTGAACAAGCTCTATCAAAGCCCGTTTACCCTGCACAAAATGGTCATCGACCGCATCAAGCAGGAAACTGAACACGCCAAAGCCGGCAAACCGGCGCGGATTACCGCCAAGATGAACTCCCTCATCGAGCCGAGTGTGATTGATGCGCTGTATCAAGCCGGCGCGGCAGGCGTGCAAATCGACCTGATTGTGCGCGGTATGTGTACTTTGCGCCCGGGTGTAAAAGGCTTGTCCGAAAACATCCGCGTCCGTTCCATTATCGGCCGCCAACTCGAACACTCGCGCGTATATTGCTTCCATAACAACGGCGCAGACGATACCTTTATCTCCAGCGCCGACTGGATGGGTCGCAACTTCTTCCGCCGCATTGAAGTCGCCACGCCGATTACCACGCCCGAACTCAAAGAACGCGTGATCCGCGAAGGTTTGGAAATGGCCTTGGAAGACAATACTCAGGCTTGGCTGATGCAGCCTGACGGCAGCTACGTCCGCACCCAGCCGCAAAACGGCGAGCCTGCGTTTGGTTTGCAGGAAGGTTTGTGGAAAATATACGGACGTTAA